In Synechococcus sp. KORDI-52, one genomic interval encodes:
- the xisR gene encoding excisionase family protein, whose amino-acid sequence MSEDRTWVSTQEMAKALGLSPRTLSHYRLKHEFLIEGRHYRRKTPADQAPWQWHLQRTTAAWAAEVGA is encoded by the coding sequence ATGTCCGAAGACCGGACCTGGGTCTCCACCCAGGAGATGGCGAAGGCGCTGGGGCTTTCCCCTAGGACGCTTTCGCACTACCGCCTCAAGCACGAATTCCTGATCGAGGGCCGGCACTACCGCCGCAAGACACCTGCCGATCAAGCGCCATGGCAATGGCACCTGCAACGCACCACAGCGGCATGGGCTGCGGAGGTGGGCGCATGA
- a CDS encoding AAA family ATPase has protein sequence MGAFNILDHWDALEPDGGKNDPRGDHSFKCPACGAPNFKVNLNSKSDSYGRWGTFSCDCANTEAGKRKVRETLSPAVSQSKVSTKSVRPAQRRSWDYFTPVTLERNEPALTVHRTDDGQGKRKIWQESLINGYGPAEVKDKVLPYGLPEALQALQDGTPHIFWVEGEPCVDALRALGLFAITSIGGAGKFKPERDAGHIPADRLVLVPDRDKPGMAHMEQVAEAHPGCQWLFPFPNTAEWNGSMPSTGGLDIADWIQTGATVDHILKGIGDKPVAQPSGEAQGDIRDEFLRDAESLKKRLDRGLDQIDAIPDVATRSVALITLRSELDLGRTEFETLVRQLSEAKAPKAEESFDDLMAEDDEDLAPLVDDLFPSGLVLIAAEGFAGKSNTAYQIAEAVTNGSKFAGQFQCQKAPALIIQMDESKTDAKRKFKVLGLRPEKGALTIKWQFSPMMFPELRGWVIETGAKLLVLDSLMTIAGGQISPKDAEFGLLIYRLNQLAAELGLTIICLHHVVKGNIKRTEITKEDIFGTAYVYNGSSEAWGLWQAREGGNPEPVFNLRNLKSRSGLVDGRVTYQFEGNDEDKRLTYRGMAGQSITLNQIKSARDRVVAYLRGANGAALDPKTVNDRLQLGNADYARRLCRELFEKPSVPVGRKLGNPSGGRPAYLYFWAGSSPINTCTDTAENPSDTDTNQYK, from the coding sequence ATGGGCGCCTTCAACATCCTTGATCACTGGGATGCGCTCGAACCTGATGGCGGTAAGAACGACCCACGCGGTGATCACTCCTTCAAATGCCCTGCCTGCGGCGCCCCGAATTTCAAGGTCAACCTCAACTCCAAGTCCGACTCCTACGGGCGATGGGGAACCTTCAGCTGCGATTGCGCCAACACCGAAGCCGGTAAGCGCAAGGTCCGTGAAACTCTCTCGCCAGCTGTAAGCCAATCAAAGGTCAGCACTAAATCAGTCCGCCCCGCGCAACGCCGCAGCTGGGATTACTTCACCCCAGTCACCCTTGAACGCAATGAACCGGCCCTAACCGTCCATCGCACTGATGACGGGCAAGGCAAACGCAAGATCTGGCAAGAATCACTGATCAACGGATATGGCCCTGCAGAGGTCAAAGACAAGGTCCTGCCTTACGGCCTACCCGAAGCACTGCAAGCCCTCCAGGACGGCACACCACACATCTTCTGGGTTGAAGGTGAACCCTGTGTTGATGCTCTTCGTGCGCTGGGGCTGTTCGCTATCACCAGCATCGGCGGAGCAGGCAAGTTCAAGCCAGAACGTGATGCAGGTCATATCCCTGCGGATCGCCTCGTGCTGGTCCCTGATCGGGATAAACCCGGCATGGCTCACATGGAACAGGTGGCCGAGGCACACCCTGGTTGCCAATGGCTCTTCCCCTTCCCTAACACCGCTGAATGGAATGGCTCCATGCCATCAACCGGTGGTCTGGATATTGCTGATTGGATTCAAACCGGCGCCACTGTTGATCACATCCTCAAGGGCATTGGCGACAAGCCCGTAGCGCAGCCATCAGGCGAAGCGCAGGGCGACATCCGTGATGAGTTCCTCCGCGATGCCGAGTCACTCAAAAAACGTCTCGACCGTGGACTGGATCAAATCGATGCCATCCCCGATGTGGCCACACGCTCCGTGGCTCTCATCACGCTGCGTTCAGAGCTGGACCTAGGTCGAACGGAATTTGAAACCTTGGTCCGTCAGCTCTCTGAAGCCAAGGCACCCAAAGCCGAGGAATCATTCGATGACCTCATGGCTGAAGACGACGAAGACCTAGCCCCGTTGGTTGACGACCTCTTTCCCTCTGGTCTGGTCCTAATCGCTGCTGAAGGCTTCGCCGGTAAGTCCAACACCGCGTATCAGATCGCTGAAGCCGTCACTAACGGCTCCAAGTTCGCTGGCCAGTTCCAATGCCAAAAGGCACCGGCACTGATCATCCAAATGGATGAATCAAAGACCGACGCCAAGCGCAAATTCAAAGTGCTCGGCCTACGTCCCGAGAAAGGTGCTCTGACCATCAAATGGCAATTCAGCCCAATGATGTTTCCCGAGCTGCGTGGGTGGGTCATAGAGACCGGCGCAAAGCTCCTCGTCCTTGATTCCCTCATGACCATCGCTGGTGGTCAAATCAGCCCTAAGGACGCTGAATTCGGTCTCCTGATCTATCGGCTTAATCAGCTCGCTGCTGAACTTGGCCTCACGATCATCTGCCTTCACCACGTCGTCAAAGGCAACATCAAACGCACCGAAATCACCAAGGAAGACATCTTCGGCACCGCTTACGTCTACAACGGCTCGTCTGAGGCCTGGGGCCTCTGGCAGGCCCGTGAAGGCGGCAACCCCGAACCAGTCTTCAACCTCCGCAATCTCAAATCACGCAGCGGTCTGGTTGATGGTCGCGTCACCTATCAATTCGAGGGCAACGACGAAGACAAACGCCTCACCTATCGAGGCATGGCTGGTCAAAGCATCACGCTCAATCAGATCAAGTCAGCCCGTGATCGTGTTGTCGCCTATCTCCGTGGAGCCAATGGCGCAGCACTAGACCCCAAGACGGTTAATGACCGGCTTCAGCTCGGCAATGCCGATTACGCACGACGGTTATGTCGTGAGCTGTTCGAGAAGCCATCAGTCCCTGTTGGCCGGAAACTCGGTAACCCAAGCGGTGGTCGACCCGCCTACCTCTACTTCTGGGCCGGAAGTTCCCCCATAAATACCTGTACTGATACTGCTGAAAATCCCTCAGATACAGACACCAATCAGTACAAATAG
- a CDS encoding DUF3493 domain-containing protein: MRERLLKESQTPWRGLRRLVWFALFASAGLGLFTMLFRASAGNTIDLTDFAIQGSALLIFSGLLWFDRQRGGSGNG; this comes from the coding sequence ATGCGGGAGCGCTTGCTCAAGGAGTCACAGACCCCCTGGCGTGGGCTCAGACGGCTCGTCTGGTTCGCTCTCTTCGCGTCCGCCGGGCTTGGTTTGTTCACGATGCTCTTCCGTGCTTCTGCCGGCAACACCATCGATTTGACTGATTTCGCCATCCAGGGGAGTGCACTCCTGATTTTCTCCGGGTTGCTCTGGTTTGACCGGCAGAGAGGTGGCAGCGGCAATGGATGA